In a single window of the Raphanus sativus cultivar WK10039 chromosome 9, ASM80110v3, whole genome shotgun sequence genome:
- the LOC130499793 gene encoding UPF0496 protein At5g66660-like produces the protein MAAVGLVSQLLSKYSSSDRNGTNEPNLISYTNACEEDPELKSFGSSLDQRFSKLNRSLTTGVETEKFSLNAVKSVCGFLVEMNQKLAESIIANVDLLKNEELRSLVDLYFESSTSTLDLFNTVGNCTSKAKLSIVIIRIVKDQEKA, from the coding sequence ATGGCGGCTGTTGGATTAGTCTCTCAACTACTGTCGAAATACTCAAGTTCCGATAGGAATGGAACCAACGAACCAAACCTGATTTCTTACACAAACGCTTGTGAAGAAGATCCAGAGCTCAAATCCTTTGGTTCTTCGCTTGACCAACGATTTAGCAAATTGAATCGCTCGCTCACTACAGGAGTCGAGACTGAAAAATTCTCCCTAAACGCAGTCAAGTCGGTATGCGGGTTTCTAGTTGAAATGAACCAAAAGTTGGCCGAGAGCATTATCGCCAACGTAGATTTATTGAAGAACGAAGAGCTAAGGTCTTTGGTTGATCTCTATTTTGAGAGTTCCACTAGTACTTTAGATCTATTTAATACAGTGGGGAACTGCACCAGTAAAGCAAAACTAAGCATTGTGATCATTCGAATCGTGAAAGATCAAGAGAAAGCTTAG